A genome region from Triticum aestivum cultivar Chinese Spring chromosome 2B, IWGSC CS RefSeq v2.1, whole genome shotgun sequence includes the following:
- the LOC123044368 gene encoding uncharacterized protein, which translates to MLSSKEPLGPGHAFPGDCYPSHLPSFEIPTDLFGPFPRHVHETREEAPIDVFRFEIAPDLFGSTHHRLLDAFEEEEEEEVVVVLAEKKERGFLESESESESELPSWDDILVGAGVEPVDGVNLSDLMDYDPLAVDADNEETNCPGKKFPEATAAKVDDIWSRIYTRRNIEYQKKCEEIEASEDENATFPSYPLKILPEATGLCVLRGFCHHREYKTHDTSTTRSSLGLRDPRLMLQIFAMHLSISESYSYPVSVYGIVAVRDALEPLRNLVFNRPCRDDAFTVDQDSLTLPLCSPRRGMYIVRDRALLEVDLWVKEEGDGSSDKQLLSLYAEFEGMYELDEMLDGEVSSDLGSLVIDYLLLDESVEAVIQVSAKIDCPHHMRFTAFTSGFDGEIVLFDDKFSGNGKLFQYVVAVKAEGKLDICLKMEESLFWWTFQEGAVGAVRFPDDSVLNYGQFEVTVLFAPKKFTMDD; encoded by the exons ATGTTGTCGTCGAAGGAGCCCCTGGGTCCTGGACATGCCTTTCCCGGCGACTGCTATCCCAGCCATCTGCCCAGCTTCGAAATCCCCACAGATCTTTTTGGTCCCTTTCCCCGGCATGTTCATGAGACTCGCGAGGAGGCCCCCATCGATGTGTTTAGATTCGAAATCGCCCCAGATCTATTCGGTTCTACCCACCATCGTCTCCTTGATGcgttcgaggaggaggaggaggaggaggtggtggtggtgttggcggAGAAGAAAGAGAGAGGGTTCCTCGAGAGCG AATCAGAGTCTGAATCTGAGTTGCCTAGCTGGGACGACATTCTCGTGGGCGCTGGTGTTGAACCTGTTGATGGCGTCAACTTGTCCGACTTGATGGATTACGATCCGCTGGCAGTGGATGCCGACAACGAGGAGACAAACTGCCCAG GGAAGAAATTTCCCGAGGCAACAGCAGCGAAAGTAGACGATATATGGAGTAGGATTTACACCAGACGCAACATCGAGTACCAGAAGAAGTGTGAGGAGATTGAAGCAAGTGAAGATGAGAATGCCACATTTCCTTCTTATCCTCTCAAAATACTCCCTGAGGCAACAGGTCTATGTGTCTTGAGGGGCTTTTGCCACCACCGTGAATATAAAACCCATGATACTTCCACTA CTAGATCAAGTCTTGGGTTACGTGATCCAAGACTGATGCTACAGATCTTTGCGATGCATTTATCAATCTCCGAATCCTATTCCTACCCCGTTAGCGTCTATGGAATTGTTGCTGTTCGGGATGCCTTGGAGCCACTACGGAATCTTGTGTTTAACCGTCCCTGCAGAGATGATGCTTTTACGGTTGACCAG GATTCCTTAACCTTGCCTCTTTGTAGTCCTCGTCGAGGAATGTATATAGTAAGGGACAGAGCATTACTAGAAGTTGATCTTTGGGTAAAGGAGGAAGGAGATGGGTCATCTGACAAACAGTTGCTTTCTTTGTATGCTGAGTTTGAGGGGATGTACGAGTTAGATGAAATGCTAGATGGAGAGGTTAGTAGTGACCTTGGCAGCTTGGTCATTGACTATCTCTTGCTTGATGAGAGTGTTGAGGCTGTAATACAAGTCTCTGCAAAGATTGACTGCCCTCATCATATGAGATTCACTGCATTCACTAGTGGCTTTGATGGTGAGATTGTGCTGTTTGATGATAAGTTCTCTGGGAATGGAAAACTGTTCCAGTATGTTGTCGCGGTGAAGGCTGAGGGGAAATTGGATATTTGCTTAAAAATGGAGGAATCATTGTTTTGGTGGACTTTCCAGGAAGGAGCTGTTGGAGCTGTTAGGTTCCCGGATGACTCAGTTTTAAATTACGGGCAGTTTGAGGTGACGGTGCTTTTTGCTCCTAAGAAATTTACCATGGATGACTGA